The Puntigrus tetrazona isolate hp1 chromosome 3, ASM1883169v1, whole genome shotgun sequence nucleotide sequence TGAGGGGGCAGGGCCGCTGGGCTGTCCCCGTGCGTGTAGATTGGTCCCTGGAAAGACACTGCATGCGGAAAAGCATTATTATCTTggagaacaaaaatattaaaaaaataagcttgtATGGCTCTCCCTAAAAAGAACAACACTAACTATAAGTTTAACTGCTCGGTAGGTGATTATAGGACATATTCCCATGACCCATTTAACTTAAAACTGCCCTCTATGGGCCAAAAGCAGTAATGCACTTACTGGGTTCATAATAATGGCCCTCCATGACTCCAATGTGCATGGGTGCAGGCTCGGGAACTGCCCTCTGGCGCTGTGAGGAATAGCGCTTAGCCCTGCCACCACCAACACCCtgataacaagaaaaaaaattaaagtcatAGCTTACAACTTCAGCATTACAACTCCACATTTTAAATCCTAGAAATCAAACAGCATTAGGTAGGGATGCATTTTCAATATCATGGTATTGTAATAGCAGAACTGTCTCAATATCATCGCAGTTGCATGACAGTATAAAAAGTCTTTTCAGGCAAAAgtgaaggctttttttttttttttggaatcatTAAACTTCTTATTCTAATATGAAGGTCTTTAAAAGGGGCTccgttttggtttgtttgataGCACGATGGCTTTAAAGTCAATTCAAGTCAATTCTTAAAAGTTCAGGTACAAGTTTTCTCAGTTAAGAATATGCACTCTTCATTTTGAACtcaaagtgcatttaaataatttaacttgTAAAAGtgtacagttatttttttttccctccccatTTGTCTTTTTCATATTGCAATATCATTCCATGGACTTAAAGAATTTAAGTGAAACTGAAATAACCTGGGTGAAggaaatgcataatgcattttacaaataaactaaaataacttcTTGGTAAACACACAACATTAAACAAATtgctatgcaaaaaaaacagcacatttcaGAAAATACAGTACATGAATAAACTATACACATTTTTcattatcacttttttttattatctttatagACAATTATTGATGGCTCACCATATCCTCCATGTTCCCATACTGTGGAGGGCCTCCTGTCATGTGCATTGAGTTACGAATGCCTGTTGGGGCaaaaatgcaagaaaacaaCTTTTCAATAACCACtaacttttataaaacaacCCAATTACACAAAGACGAAGCATTACCTCTCATCTCAGCCTGCAGGTAGGAGGGTGGGTTCTGGGCCCAGTTCTGTCCGGCCAAGCTGAGCCGGGCCAAGTCCTGGTCGAGGCCCGTCAGTCCACCTTGTGTTCCTGCATCACTCGGCTCTTGCCACGACTCGCTCTTTGCTGCCGCCGGGGCTTGCTGGACCGCGGACGAGGACTCATCTAATGACGCCTGCTTACCCAGATCGGATGGTCGCGTTCGTGTCGCCCGCCGCGCCAGAGAGTATGATTTCTTCTCCACCGGCCTCTCTTGAGGAGGAGACGACTCTCTCGCCTGACCGGCTGCACTGCCCCCTTCCATCGTGGGACCCGACTCCTGTTTCCGTGGAGACGgaaccctctctctctccgtcttgTAGTGGTGAGCGGTATATGTAGTTGTTGCTATTGGAATCTCAccctcttcctcatcttcctcgCTGCGGATGTCCTCCACCACCACGGCCGGGCTACGCTCAGCATGAACAGGATGTGAGCCTCTGCCCCTGAGCCTCGGCCCCCTCTCACCCTCCACAGGCTGTGGCCGCACTCCTCGAGGAGGTGGGCCGTCCAGACTGGGCTTCGAGTGTCTTTGACCTTCCGTCCTGTGAGGGGCCGATGGGGCTCGACTGCTCTGGAAGCTGCGCTGGGGGGGCTGAGTCGAGGGCCGACCGGAGGGTTTGGGTGCTGCAGGGGGAGCAGGAGGTGGTCCTGACTGAAGAGGAACAGACTGAGGGGGATTGCGGTGGCCAGGTGGAGGCGCCTGCCATGTTGTGCGAACTGACTTCTCACCGTCACGATGACGCCTCGGCTCCCGACTGGGTGAACCAGCATGTCTGTAAAGGAATATGGAGTAACTCATTACATATTTGTTCATAggaaatatttaagaattaagTAAGCTTAATAAAAACGGGGACAAAGTCAcgtacatcttggatgcccaaGATATAAgcatataaacaatttttattttttggggtgTACTATGCCTTTAAGCATAAGTAAATCTCtaaaaacctatttttaaaaatggctaaaaacagCAAGTTAATCAACCTGGATAATTTGTCAGTCCATCACCAGTTCATACACATTCCTAAAACTAATAGTACAATTTTACAATAGCACTCCATCGCAAACGGCAAAGACATAAACTGTGCCTAACCTGGGTTTTCGAGAGCGGAACGATCGCCCATCACTTGGCCCTGAGCCGTTTCGGATGTCATAACCGTAGAAAGCAATTAGCTCTTCGCGTGATTTTGGCGCCTGCTCCTCTTCACGGAACTTGTCGTGCTCCCATCGGCCCTCGTCCTTCCACAACTTCCTGTGCCTGCCTTTGGGTCTGATGACAGATGGACAAACGGGGAGGAAGAGACAGTGCAAAATGAAACTATGAACCACATGGCTTTGTGACAACTTCAACACTTGAAACTCATCTTCAACTAAATTaccttaattaaaattatttaaaaagggaGCTTTCCCTGAAGGAAAATACTCATGCCTCTCACCTTTCCTCCTCTGTAGCCTGACCTCTCACGTCATGCTCAAAGAAAAGGCCTTTCCGGGGGATGTAGGCTGGATTCTTCCTGTCCTCATCGTCGTCAAGCTTCTGGCCTTTGCTGCCAGATTTATTCTCAGGGTCCTCCGTGCTCTCCTGTAAACATTTAGGAGGTCTCAGCTTCAGTTAAAAGGAATTTACAGATAAGCAGTGTGATACAGCATTGTCTTAGTCTCTAAAAAGattgaaagaaaaagacaaaaattgtTCCTCCATACCTGTCCATCCCCACTCTGTCGCTCCCCAGCTAGATTGCCTTTCTCATCAGATTTCACTTCCTTGCCTCCTTCCTCTCTTTCCGCCTCTTCACCAAGCTCTTCTGTCGGGGCATCTGCAGCGGGCTTCGGTTCTGCTGCAGGACGTGAGGCCTCTTCCTCGCTGAAATGCTCtgcctcctcctcatcctctccTCCCTGAAATAAGCAGCACCAAATACACTCAAGTCAGAAACCACACAAACCAAAACTGATCACAACAAACTTCATTCctataaagtacatttaaacaaacattagaAAGACAAAGCTGTAAAATCACGAGAACAAACATCAACACTTTTGTATGGTATCTTTTTTACTATAGTATAAACTAGGGCTGGGTgataaaaagataattattgCCATAAATTCTCGATAAAATGATACTACAATGGTTGTGCACTAAAAGTGAAGCGAAACAGCGGTACTCATTTGAAGCAGGCCATGGACCATTTATCCGCTCAGATCAAAGTT carries:
- the casc3 gene encoding protein CASC3 isoform X2, translated to MADRRRRRRRASQDSEEEDESASGSESGRSASGGRKARGGEPEPPESPAERVCVKSDAESECESEDGVGEVLSDYDSADLEENGSHTEGGEDEEEAEHFSEEEASRPAAEPKPAADAPTEELGEEAEREEGGKEVKSDEKGNLAGERQSGDGQESTEDPENKSGSKGQKLDDDEDRKNPAYIPRKGLFFEHDVRGQATEEERPKGRHRKLWKDEGRWEHDKFREEEQAPKSREELIAFYGYDIRNGSGPSDGRSFRSRKPRHAGSPSREPRRHRDGEKSVRTTWQAPPPGHRNPPQSVPLQSGPPPAPPAAPKPSGRPSTQPPQRSFQSSRAPSAPHRTEGQRHSKPSLDGPPPRGVRPQPVEGERGPRLRGRGSHPVHAERSPAVVVEDIRSEEDEEEGEIPIATTTYTAHHYKTERERVPSPRKQESGPTMEGGSAAGQARESSPPQERPVEKKSYSLARRATRTRPSDLGKQASLDESSSAVQQAPAAAKSESWQEPSDAGTQGGLTGLDQDLARLSLAGQNWAQNPPSYLQAEMRGIRNSMHMTGGPPQYGNMEDMGVGGGRAKRYSSQRQRAVPEPAPMHIGVMEGHYYEPMSFQGPIYTHGDSPAALPPQGMLVQPEMHLPHPTHPGHPGLHPHQSGGPLPNPALYAAPPVSMSPGQPPPQQLLPPPFYPPPGVMTFGNTNYPYPAGATLPPMYPNPQAQSQVYGGVTYYDTVQQQAQPKRSRPRRSSHPVTVRPPPPEDQSRKPAEEIRS
- the casc3 gene encoding protein CASC3 isoform X1; amino-acid sequence: MADRRRRRRRASQDSEEEDESASGSESGRSASGGRKARGGEPEPPESPAERVCVKSDAESECESEDGVGEAVLSDYDSADLEENGSHTEGGEDEEEAEHFSEEEASRPAAEPKPAADAPTEELGEEAEREEGGKEVKSDEKGNLAGERQSGDGQESTEDPENKSGSKGQKLDDDEDRKNPAYIPRKGLFFEHDVRGQATEEERPKGRHRKLWKDEGRWEHDKFREEEQAPKSREELIAFYGYDIRNGSGPSDGRSFRSRKPRHAGSPSREPRRHRDGEKSVRTTWQAPPPGHRNPPQSVPLQSGPPPAPPAAPKPSGRPSTQPPQRSFQSSRAPSAPHRTEGQRHSKPSLDGPPPRGVRPQPVEGERGPRLRGRGSHPVHAERSPAVVVEDIRSEEDEEEGEIPIATTTYTAHHYKTERERVPSPRKQESGPTMEGGSAAGQARESSPPQERPVEKKSYSLARRATRTRPSDLGKQASLDESSSAVQQAPAAAKSESWQEPSDAGTQGGLTGLDQDLARLSLAGQNWAQNPPSYLQAEMRGIRNSMHMTGGPPQYGNMEDMGVGGGRAKRYSSQRQRAVPEPAPMHIGVMEGHYYEPMSFQGPIYTHGDSPAALPPQGMLVQPEMHLPHPTHPGHPGLHPHQSGGPLPNPALYAAPPVSMSPGQPPPQQLLPPPFYPPPGVMTFGNTNYPYPAGATLPPMYPNPQAQSQVYGGVTYYDTVQQQAQPKRSRPRRSSHPVTVRPPPPEDQSRKPAEEIRS